The region TATCAAAACTCCATAAAAAAACTGCAAAAATTATCCTGGCTGTGTGGAAGTCAAAAAGACTAGAAAATGAGATCAAACAATAACAAAAAATCAATTCACCCTAGCGATCGCAATAGTTTTAAGGTTAACAAAAAAAATAGAATTTACCGCAATCAATGGGTAAATTCCCAGTGGATGCCCCCAACTCTAGAAGTAGAAATCTTGCCAGAAAAGCTTTTTCTGTTACTATACTTAACAAGTAACTACTTTTCCCATAGTCCGGGGGCGGCTTTCCAAAAACCAGAGATTGGTGGCTTGCCGCTGCTGTTCTCCCCTGGAGCAAGGGGGAAAGGTAATTAGTGTTACGGCATTTTACCGGCGGGTTAAGTAATCTTTAACAAAGATTGTATGAGCCGTCACCGTAATTGCCCCCACGGGGGAACGCGATGTCTGCGGACTCGCCCAGGACGTAATCAATTTTTCTGTACCGATATTAGCGGTGAAAAGTTTTATTCAACGTACTAAACTGCCCCGGCGGGAATTAACTTGGGTTCCAAGAAGTCGGGTACATTAGCCGTACTAGACCAGCCCAATAGTTACTTTGTTTGATTCTTTCTTTTGGAGACCGCTGATTTTATGAATTCATCCCTTGTGATCCTTTACCACCGTGAGCCCTACGATGAAGTTAGGGAAAATGGCAAAACGGTATATCGGGAAAAGAAGAGTCCCAACGGGATTTTGCCCACCCTCAAAAGCTTTTTTGCTGATGCCGAACAGAGTACTTGGGTGGCCTGGAAGCAGGTAACCTCAAAACAGAAGGAAGATTTCCAAGAGAAAATGTCCATTGAGGGCCTTGGCGATCGTTGCACAGTGCGCAGGGTGCCCCTAACGGCGGATCAGGTGAAAAATTTCTATCACATCACCTCCAAGGAAGCTTTTTGGCCCATTCTCCACTCCTTCCCCTGGCAGTTCACCTACGACTCTTCCGATTGGGAAAATTTCAAGCAGATCAATGAAATGTTTGCCACGGCGGCCTGTGAAGATGCCGATGACGATGCCCTGTTTTGGGTTCATGACTATAACCTCTGGCTGGCTCCCCTTTACATTCGTCAGCTCAAACCCAACGCCAAGATTGCCTTTTTCCATCACACTCCTTTCCCCAGCGTTGATATTTTCAATATTTTGCCCTGGCGGGAGGCGATTGTGGAAAGTCTGTTGGCCTGTGACCTCTGTGGCTTTCACATTCCCCGTTATGTGGAAAATTTTGTGGCGGTGGCCCGCAGTCTCAAGCCAGTGGAAATCACAAGAAGGGTGGCGGTGGACCAAGCTTTTACGCCCTACGGCACGGCCTTGGCGGAACCGGAACTCACCACCCAGTTGCGCTATGGCGATCGCCTAATTAATCTCGATGCATTCCCCGTTGGTACCAATCCGGCCAATATCCGGGCGATCGTGGCTAAAAAAAGTGTGCAAGAAAAAATCAGCGAAATTAAACGAGATTTGGATGGCAAAAAACTGATCGTTTCCGCTGGTCGGGTGGATTACGTTAAGGGCACCAAGGAAATGTTGATGTGCTACGAGCGTTTGCTGGAGCGTCGTCCTGAACTCCAGGGGGAAATTAGTCTGGTAGTCCCCGTAGCCAAGGCCGCTGAGGGAATGCGTATTTATCGCAACGCCCAAAACGAGATTGAACGACTGGCAGGGAAAATTAACGGCCGCTTTGCCAAACTGTCTTGGACGCCGGTGATGCTGTTTACTTCTCCCCTAGCCTATGAGGAACTCATTGCCCTATTCTGTGCCGCCGACATTGCCTGGATCACTCCCCTGCGGGACGGTTTGAACCTGGTGGCCAAGGAATATGTGGTGGCCAAAAACGGTGAAGAAGGGGTCTTAATTCTGTCGGAATTTGCCGGTTGCGCTGTGGAACTGCCCGATGCGGTGTTGACCAATCCCTATGCTTCTAGCCGTATGGACGAATCCATTGACCAGGCCTTGGCCATGGACAAAGAAGAACAGAAAAAACGGATGGGGAGAATGTACACCGCCATTAAACGTTACGACGTTCAACAATGGGCCAATCACCTCTTGCGAGAAGCCCACGCCGATGTGGTGCTAGGGGAACCTCCCCAAATGTAGGCGATCACCAATGCCGGTTGTTGTCGACGGATTGCAGCCCAATAACCATTGTCCCAACCCCCTAAAAATTACCCAGAGTTAAAGTTTAGGGGGCTTTTTTCCATTTCATTGCACTGATTACAAGACTTATTCCTCATTGGAGCATTACCCAGCCATGCGTAATTTCCCAGAAATCCAAAATACGGCCTATGACCTAATTGTGATTGGGGGAGGCATTAACGGGGTTGGCACTGCCCGGGACGGGGCCCTACGGGGCCTAAAAACTCTCCTGATTGAAAAGGATGATTTTGCCAGTGGCACTAGTAGTTGGTCTACCCGCTTAATCCACGGCGGTCTGCGCTACTTAGAATATTTTGAATTTAACCTGGTGCGGGAATCGTTGCGGGAGCGGGAAGTCCTACTCCACACTGCCCCCCATTTGGTTCATCCCCTGCAATTGACCATTCCGGTATATGACTGGTCAAGCCGAGCCTATTGGGAAATCCAAGCGGGCATGATTCTTTATGACATCCTCAGTTTTGATAAAACCCTCCCTCCCCACCGGATGTTGCGCCCCCAACAGTTTCAGCAATTGTTCCGGGCGGCGGAAAAGCAAGGTCTGAAAGGGGGAGCCCAATATTTTGATGGCCAGGTGGAGTATGCAGAGCGGTTGGATTTAGAGGTGACCCTGTCGGCCCAAAAGGCGGGGGCTGAGATGCTCAATTATGTGGCTGTGAGGGGTTTGGAGAAAGGAGACAATAATCTGATCACCG is a window of Synechocystis sp. PCC 7338 DNA encoding:
- the ggpS gene encoding glucosylglycerol-phosphate synthase, which translates into the protein MNSSLVILYHREPYDEVRENGKTVYREKKSPNGILPTLKSFFADAEQSTWVAWKQVTSKQKEDFQEKMSIEGLGDRCTVRRVPLTADQVKNFYHITSKEAFWPILHSFPWQFTYDSSDWENFKQINEMFATAACEDADDDALFWVHDYNLWLAPLYIRQLKPNAKIAFFHHTPFPSVDIFNILPWREAIVESLLACDLCGFHIPRYVENFVAVARSLKPVEITRRVAVDQAFTPYGTALAEPELTTQLRYGDRLINLDAFPVGTNPANIRAIVAKKSVQEKISEIKRDLDGKKLIVSAGRVDYVKGTKEMLMCYERLLERRPELQGEISLVVPVAKAAEGMRIYRNAQNEIERLAGKINGRFAKLSWTPVMLFTSPLAYEELIALFCAADIAWITPLRDGLNLVAKEYVVAKNGEEGVLILSEFAGCAVELPDAVLTNPYASSRMDESIDQALAMDKEEQKKRMGRMYTAIKRYDVQQWANHLLREAHADVVLGEPPQM
- the ggpR gene encoding glucosylglycerol biosynthesis transcriptional repressor GgpR encodes the protein MRSNNNKKSIHPSDRNSFKVNKKNRIYRNQWVNSQWMPPTLEVEILPEKLFLLLYLTSNYFSHSPGAAFQKPEIGGLPLLFSPGARGKGN